One segment of Streptomyces sp. YIM 121038 DNA contains the following:
- a CDS encoding cobalt-precorrin-5B (C(1))-methyltransferase, with protein MSSEAKGGRGAQLKHTGLRPGWTTGSCATAATTAAYTALLTGAFPDPVTITLPKGQTPSFALAAEELARGRAMAGVVKDAGDDPDVTHGALVRATVRRLPAGSGVVFRAGPGVGTVTRPGLPLAVGEPAVNPVPRQMMRDHVARVAAAHGGSGDVEITVSVDHGEEIARSTWNPRLGILGGLSILGTTGIVVPYSCSAWIDSIRRGVDVARAAGRTHVAGCTGSTSERTVTAEYDLPEDALLDMGDFAGAVLKYVRRHPVDRLTICGGFAKLSKLAAGHLDLHSARSQVDKGFLAALARRGGADASLAERVATANTGLAALQLCAAAGVPLGDLVAVEARDQALAVLRGAPVAVDVICIDRAGAVVGRSGLAEAP; from the coding sequence ATGAGCAGCGAGGCCAAGGGCGGCCGCGGCGCCCAACTCAAGCACACCGGTCTGCGGCCCGGCTGGACCACCGGCTCCTGTGCGACGGCGGCCACGACGGCCGCCTACACCGCGCTGCTCACCGGCGCGTTCCCCGACCCGGTGACGATCACGCTGCCCAAGGGGCAGACGCCGTCCTTCGCGCTCGCGGCCGAGGAGCTGGCGCGGGGCCGTGCGATGGCGGGCGTCGTGAAGGACGCGGGCGACGACCCGGACGTCACGCACGGCGCGCTCGTCCGCGCCACCGTGCGGCGGCTGCCCGCCGGGTCCGGGGTGGTCTTCCGCGCGGGCCCCGGCGTGGGCACGGTCACCCGCCCCGGACTGCCGCTGGCCGTCGGCGAACCGGCGGTGAACCCCGTGCCCCGGCAGATGATGCGGGACCATGTGGCGCGGGTCGCGGCGGCGCACGGCGGCAGCGGCGACGTCGAGATCACCGTCTCCGTCGACCACGGCGAGGAGATCGCCCGCTCCACCTGGAACCCGCGGCTCGGCATCCTCGGCGGCCTGTCCATCCTCGGCACCACCGGCATCGTCGTCCCGTACTCCTGCTCGGCGTGGATCGACTCCATCCGGCGGGGCGTGGACGTGGCGCGGGCGGCCGGGCGCACGCACGTCGCCGGGTGCACCGGGTCCACGTCGGAGCGGACGGTCACCGCCGAGTACGACCTGCCCGAGGACGCCCTGCTCGACATGGGCGACTTCGCGGGCGCCGTCCTGAAGTACGTCCGCCGCCACCCGGTGGACCGCCTGACCATCTGCGGCGGCTTCGCGAAGCTCTCCAAGCTCGCCGCCGGGCACCTCGACCTGCACTCCGCCCGCTCCCAGGTCGACAAGGGCTTCCTCGCGGCCCTGGCCCGGCGCGGCGGCGCGGACGCGTCCCTCGCCGAGCGGGTCGCGACCGCCAACACCGGCCTTGCGGCCCTCCAGCTGTGCGCGGCGGCGGGTGTCCCGCTGGGCGACCTAGTGGCGGTGGAGGCCCGCGACCAGGCCCTGGCGGTGCTGCGCGGGGCGCCGGTGGCGGTGGACGTCATCTGCATCGACCGCGCGGGAGCGGTAGTGGGCCGGTCGGGCCTAGCCGAAGCACCCTAA
- a CDS encoding precorrin-2 C(20)-methyltransferase, producing MSGKLYGVGLGPGDPSLMTLRAVEAITEADVVAYHSARHGRSIARSIAAKHLRADHVEEPLVYPVTTETTEHPGGYQGAMDEFYAESAARLAAHLDAGRTVAVLAEGDPLFYGSYMHMHKRLADRYDTEVIPGVTSVSAAAARLGTPLAEGEEVLTILPGTLPEEELTARLAATDAAVVMKLGRTFPKVRRALESAERLDGARYVERATMAGERLADLADVTEESVPYFSVAVLPSRVAALPVPERVDPTASAEAEGMDPARGEVVVVGTGPAGPLWLTPESRGALAAADDLVGYTTYLDRVPVRPGQLRHGSDNRVEAERAEFALQLARRGRRVAVVSGGDPGVFAMATAVLEAASEAAYADVRVRVLPGVTAANAAAARAGAPLGHDYATLSLSDRLKPWEVIAERLRAAASADLVLALYNPGSHSRTWQVGKARELLLEHRAPDTPVVVARDVGGSGERVRIVRLADLDPAEVDMRTILLVGSSQTRAVRRGDGEEIVWTPRRYPEA from the coding sequence GTGAGCGGCAAGCTGTACGGCGTCGGGCTCGGACCCGGCGACCCCTCCCTGATGACGCTGCGCGCCGTCGAGGCCATCACCGAGGCCGACGTGGTGGCGTACCACAGCGCCCGGCACGGCCGGTCCATCGCGCGCTCGATCGCGGCGAAGCACCTGCGCGCCGACCACGTCGAGGAGCCGCTGGTCTACCCGGTCACCACCGAGACCACCGAGCACCCGGGCGGCTACCAGGGCGCCATGGACGAGTTCTACGCGGAGTCCGCGGCCCGGCTCGCCGCGCACCTCGACGCGGGGCGCACCGTCGCGGTCCTCGCCGAGGGCGACCCGCTGTTCTACGGCTCCTACATGCACATGCACAAGCGGCTCGCCGACCGCTACGACACCGAGGTGATCCCCGGCGTCACGTCGGTGTCCGCCGCCGCGGCCCGCCTCGGCACGCCGCTCGCGGAGGGCGAGGAGGTCCTGACCATCCTGCCGGGCACCCTGCCCGAGGAGGAGCTGACCGCCCGGCTCGCCGCGACCGACGCGGCCGTGGTGATGAAGCTGGGCCGCACCTTCCCCAAGGTGCGGCGCGCCCTGGAGAGCGCGGAGCGTCTGGACGGGGCCCGTTATGTGGAGCGGGCCACCATGGCCGGGGAGCGCCTCGCCGACCTCGCGGACGTGACCGAGGAGTCGGTGCCGTACTTCTCGGTCGCGGTCCTGCCGAGCCGGGTGGCGGCACTGCCGGTGCCGGAGCGGGTGGACCCGACCGCCTCCGCCGAAGCGGAGGGTATGGATCCGGCCCGTGGCGAGGTCGTCGTCGTGGGCACCGGCCCCGCGGGACCGCTGTGGCTCACGCCCGAGTCGCGCGGCGCGCTCGCCGCCGCCGACGACCTGGTCGGCTACACCACCTATCTGGACCGGGTGCCCGTGCGCCCCGGCCAGCTCCGGCACGGCTCCGACAACCGGGTCGAGGCCGAGCGCGCCGAGTTCGCGCTCCAGCTCGCCCGGCGGGGGCGGCGCGTCGCCGTCGTCTCCGGCGGCGACCCGGGCGTCTTCGCGATGGCCACCGCCGTCCTGGAGGCCGCGTCGGAGGCCGCGTACGCCGATGTGCGCGTGCGGGTCCTGCCGGGCGTGACCGCCGCCAACGCGGCCGCCGCCCGCGCGGGCGCCCCGCTCGGCCACGACTACGCGACGCTGTCCCTGTCCGACCGGCTCAAGCCGTGGGAGGTCATAGCCGAGCGGCTGCGCGCCGCCGCCTCGGCCGACCTGGTGCTCGCCCTGTACAACCCCGGCTCGCACAGCCGCACCTGGCAGGTGGGCAAGGCCCGCGAACTGCTCCTGGAGCACCGGGCGCCGGACACCCCGGTCGTGGTCGCCCGGGACGTCGGCGGCTCCGGCGAGCGCGTGCGGATCGTGCGCCTCGCGGACCTGGACCCGGCCGAGGTCGACATGCGCACCATCCTGCTCGTCGGCTCCTCGCAGACCCGGGCCGTGCGGCGCGGGGACGGCGAGGAGATCGTCTGGACGCCGCGCCGCTACCCGGAGGCCTAG
- the cobM gene encoding precorrin-4 C(11)-methyltransferase has product MTVYFIGAGPGAADLITVRGARTLAACRVCLYAGSLVPRELLAECPPDARLVDTAQLTLDEIVAELTRAHEEGHDVARLHSGDPSVFSAVAEQMRRLDAAGVPYEVVPGVPAFAAAAAALKRELTVPTVGQTVILTRIAQRATAMPEGEDLATLGRSGALIVLHLAAGYVDRVVDELLPHYGADCPAAVVAYASRPDELVLRGTLDEIAGKVKDAGVVRTAVIMVGRTLGAAQFRDSHLYSAERDRHTC; this is encoded by the coding sequence ATGACCGTGTACTTCATCGGCGCCGGACCCGGCGCCGCCGACCTCATCACGGTGCGTGGCGCCCGGACGCTCGCCGCCTGCCGGGTCTGTCTGTACGCGGGCAGCCTGGTGCCCCGCGAACTGCTCGCCGAATGCCCGCCGGACGCCCGTCTGGTGGACACCGCGCAGCTCACCCTGGACGAGATCGTCGCCGAGCTGACCCGCGCCCACGAGGAGGGCCACGACGTGGCCCGGCTGCACTCCGGCGACCCGTCGGTGTTCAGCGCGGTCGCCGAGCAGATGCGGCGGCTCGACGCGGCGGGCGTGCCCTACGAGGTCGTCCCGGGCGTGCCTGCCTTCGCCGCCGCGGCCGCCGCCCTGAAGCGGGAGCTGACCGTGCCGACCGTCGGCCAGACCGTGATCCTGACCCGGATCGCGCAGCGCGCCACGGCCATGCCCGAGGGCGAGGACCTGGCGACGCTCGGCCGCAGCGGCGCGCTGATCGTGCTGCACCTGGCCGCCGGTTACGTGGACCGCGTGGTCGACGAGCTGCTGCCGCACTACGGCGCCGACTGCCCCGCCGCCGTCGTCGCGTACGCCTCGCGCCCCGACGAACTGGTCCTGCGCGGCACCCTCGACGAGATCGCCGGGAAGGTGAAGGACGCGGGGGTCGTGCGGACTGCCGTGATCATGGTGGGGCGGACGCTCGGGGCCGCGCAGTTCCGCGACAGCCACCTCTACTCCGCCGAGCGCGACCGGCATACCTGCTGA
- a CDS encoding precorrin-8X methylmutase, with protein MTTESSENKTVTTYDYEKDGAAIYRQSFATIRAEADLAALPADVSQVAVRMIHACGMVDLVRDLAHTTGVVARAREALRAGAPIFCDVQMVASGVTRKRLPADNDVLCTLSDPAVPELAAKLGTTRSAAALELWRDRLEGSVVAVGNAPTALFRLLEMIEEGAPRPAAVIGVPVGFIGAAESKDALAAHPSGLEHLVVRGRRGGSAMAAAALNAIASEEE; from the coding sequence ATGACGACCGAGAGCAGCGAGAACAAGACCGTGACCACGTACGACTACGAGAAGGACGGCGCGGCCATCTACCGCCAGTCCTTCGCCACCATCCGCGCGGAGGCCGACCTCGCGGCCCTGCCCGCCGACGTCAGCCAGGTCGCGGTCCGGATGATCCACGCCTGCGGCATGGTCGACCTCGTACGGGACCTCGCGCACACCACCGGCGTGGTGGCCCGCGCCCGGGAGGCGCTGCGCGCCGGGGCGCCGATCTTCTGCGACGTGCAGATGGTGGCGAGCGGCGTCACGCGCAAGCGGCTGCCCGCCGACAACGACGTGCTGTGCACGCTCTCCGACCCGGCCGTGCCGGAGCTCGCGGCGAAGCTCGGCACCACGCGCAGCGCGGCCGCCCTGGAGCTGTGGCGGGACCGTCTGGAGGGCTCCGTGGTGGCCGTCGGCAACGCGCCCACGGCCCTGTTCCGGCTCCTGGAGATGATCGAGGAGGGCGCGCCGCGCCCCGCCGCCGTCATCGGCGTCCCGGTCGGCTTCATCGGCGCCGCCGAGTCCAAGGACGCGCTGGCCGCGCACCCTTCGGGCCTGGAGCACCTGGTCGTGCGCGGCCGTCGCGGAGGCAGCGCCATGGCCGCCGCCGCGCTCAACGCGATCGCGAGTGAGGAAGAGTGA
- a CDS encoding cobalt-precorrin-6A reductase: MHILILGGTTEARRLAEHLADEAPPGLRVTNSLAGRVAAPRLPPGEVRVGGFGGAEGLAAWLRTHAVDALIDATHPFAGTMSFHAARAAAVAHVPLLALRRPGWVPVPGDDWREADSLEQAAALLPALGERVFLTTGRMGLGAFAALDRQWFLVRSVDAPGAPHPPRMEVLLDRGPFTLDGERELLRRHRVDVLVTKDSGGAATAPKLTAAREAGVPVVVVRRPPVPEGVPVVAGPAAAARWITDRLGPA; encoded by the coding sequence GTGCACATCCTCATCCTCGGCGGGACCACCGAGGCCCGCCGCCTCGCCGAGCACCTGGCGGACGAGGCGCCGCCGGGGCTGCGCGTGACGAACTCCCTGGCGGGGCGCGTGGCCGCGCCCCGGCTCCCGCCCGGCGAGGTGCGCGTGGGCGGCTTCGGCGGGGCCGAGGGCCTGGCCGCCTGGCTGCGCACGCACGCGGTGGACGCGCTCATCGACGCCACGCACCCCTTCGCCGGGACCATGAGTTTCCACGCGGCGCGGGCCGCCGCCGTCGCCCATGTTCCCCTGCTCGCGCTGCGCCGTCCCGGCTGGGTACCGGTGCCGGGGGACGACTGGCGCGAGGCGGACTCCCTGGAGCAGGCCGCGGCGCTGCTGCCCGCCCTCGGCGAGCGCGTGTTCCTGACCACGGGGCGGATGGGCCTCGGGGCCTTCGCGGCCCTGGACCGGCAGTGGTTCCTCGTCCGGTCCGTGGACGCGCCCGGGGCGCCGCACCCGCCCCGCATGGAAGTGCTCCTCGACCGCGGCCCCTTCACCCTCGACGGGGAGCGGGAGCTGCTGCGCCGCCACCGCGTCGACGTCCTCGTCACCAAGGACAGCGGGGGCGCCGCCACCGCGCCGAAGCTGACGGCCGCCCGCGAGGCCGGCGTTCCCGTGGTCGTGGTCCGCAGGCCGCCGGTGCCCGAGGGCGTGCCGGTGGTGGCCGGGCCCGCGGCGGCGGCCCGCTGGATCACCGACCGCCTCGGACCCGCCTGA
- the cbiE gene encoding precorrin-6y C5,15-methyltransferase (decarboxylating) subunit CbiE: MTRPSTPPPAVAVVGLGADGWAGAPDAARDELRAADVLIGGPRQLALLPEECGGERIAWPSPLRPAVPALLAAHAGRRIAVLASGDPMFYGIGRALTEELGPGALRVLPHPSSVSYACARLGWPVEDVEVVTLVGRPAARLAAALHEGRRLLVLSAGAATPADVAALLRDRGFGPSRMRVLEQLGGPAERLTDAAAADAWARPPGDPLNVVAVECRRAPDALRLGAVPGLPDAAYEHDGQLTKRHVRAATLGALAPAPGEVLWDIGGGSGSIAVEWLRTHPSCRAFTVERDPVRAERIGRNAERLGVPGLRVVTGAAPAALDGLPRPDAVFIGGGLTAPGLLDACWRALPEGGRLVANTVTLESEALLADAYRRHGGDLVRFAVAHAVPVGGFTGWRQAMPVTQWAVQKPVRQPVQQPTGVPAAGTAGAER; the protein is encoded by the coding sequence GTGACCCGCCCGAGCACACCCCCGCCCGCCGTCGCCGTCGTCGGGCTCGGAGCCGACGGCTGGGCGGGAGCCCCGGACGCGGCCCGGGACGAGCTCCGCGCGGCGGACGTGCTGATCGGCGGCCCCCGCCAGCTCGCGCTGCTGCCCGAGGAGTGCGGCGGGGAGCGGATCGCCTGGCCGTCGCCGCTGCGCCCCGCGGTCCCGGCGCTGCTCGCCGCGCACGCGGGCCGCAGGATCGCCGTGCTCGCGAGCGGCGACCCGATGTTCTACGGGATCGGGCGCGCCCTCACCGAGGAGCTGGGGCCCGGCGCGCTGCGCGTCCTGCCGCACCCCTCCTCCGTGTCGTACGCCTGCGCCCGGCTCGGCTGGCCCGTGGAGGACGTCGAGGTCGTCACGCTCGTGGGGCGCCCGGCGGCCCGGCTCGCCGCGGCCCTGCACGAGGGGCGCCGCCTGCTGGTCCTCAGCGCGGGCGCCGCGACCCCGGCCGACGTCGCCGCGCTGCTGCGGGACCGCGGCTTCGGGCCCAGCCGGATGCGGGTCCTCGAGCAACTCGGCGGCCCGGCCGAGCGGCTGACCGACGCGGCCGCCGCCGACGCGTGGGCGCGGCCGCCCGGCGACCCCCTCAACGTCGTGGCCGTCGAGTGCCGCCGCGCCCCGGACGCCCTGCGGCTCGGCGCGGTCCCCGGCCTGCCGGACGCGGCGTACGAGCACGACGGGCAGCTCACCAAGCGGCACGTGCGCGCCGCCACGCTCGGCGCGCTCGCACCCGCCCCGGGCGAGGTCCTGTGGGACATCGGCGGCGGCTCCGGATCGATCGCCGTCGAGTGGCTGCGCACCCATCCGTCGTGCCGGGCCTTCACCGTCGAACGCGACCCCGTGCGGGCCGAGCGCATCGGCCGCAACGCCGAGCGGCTCGGCGTGCCCGGCCTGCGGGTCGTCACGGGCGCGGCCCCCGCCGCGCTCGACGGACTGCCGCGGCCCGACGCCGTGTTCATCGGCGGCGGGCTCACCGCCCCCGGGCTGCTCGACGCCTGCTGGCGGGCGCTGCCCGAGGGGGGCCGCCTCGTCGCCAACACCGTGACACTGGAGTCCGAGGCCCTGCTCGCCGACGCCTACCGGCGCCACGGCGGCGACCTGGTGCGGTTCGCCGTCGCGCACGCCGTGCCCGTCGGCGGCTTCACCGGCTGGCGCCAGGCCATGCCGGTGACCCAGTGGGCCGTGCAGAAGCCCGTACGACAGCCCGTACAGCAGCCAACAGGCGTACCAGCAGCAGGAACAGCGGGAGCAGAGCGATGA
- the cobG gene encoding precorrin-3B synthase has translation MLAAMSTAPLRPSPQATAAPRDRGDACPGSLRLHAADDGALARVRLPGGVLTVRQAGALAAAARDLGDGDLHLTSRGNVQLRGLADGCGAALAALLGAAGLLPSPGHERVRNVVASPLSGLDGRGAGDVRPWLTALDAALCASGAARDLSGRFLFALDDGRGDVAGLDADVTVRAVAGGRAVLGLGTPHPVLSVAAADAPRAAVVAAEAFLHRVRESGTKAWRITELPLAPGALADEVRRRLTAEGVGHEPWHGGAAPEDTAGGPPPGVIGSALSVHIPLGRLSGLQWRELTHVAAAAGPGELRLTPWRGAVVPAPDLGPAASDAALARLSAAGLVTGPGSPWLRVGACVGRPGCAKSRADVRADAASALGAAGRSALPLYWSGCERRCGHPRGDRVDVVAAPGGGYDLTTVRGGRETPGVSLTDPTHLATALAAFPSA, from the coding sequence ATGCTCGCCGCCATGTCCACGGCTCCCCTCCGCCCGTCCCCGCAGGCCACAGCGGCCCCACGGGACCGCGGCGACGCCTGCCCCGGAAGCCTGCGGCTGCACGCGGCGGACGACGGGGCCCTGGCGCGCGTCCGGCTGCCCGGCGGCGTCCTGACCGTGCGCCAGGCCGGGGCGCTCGCCGCGGCGGCCCGGGACCTGGGCGACGGCGACCTCCATCTGACCTCGCGCGGCAACGTCCAGCTGCGGGGCCTCGCGGACGGCTGCGGCGCGGCCCTCGCCGCGCTGCTCGGCGCCGCTGGCCTGCTGCCCTCGCCCGGTCACGAGCGGGTGCGCAACGTCGTGGCCTCGCCGCTGTCCGGCCTCGACGGCCGGGGCGCGGGCGACGTGCGGCCCTGGCTCACGGCCCTCGACGCGGCGCTGTGCGCGAGCGGGGCGGCGCGGGACCTTTCGGGCCGGTTCCTGTTCGCGCTCGACGACGGGCGCGGGGACGTGGCCGGGCTCGACGCGGACGTGACCGTACGGGCGGTCGCGGGCGGCCGGGCCGTGCTCGGTCTCGGCACGCCGCACCCGGTCCTCTCGGTGGCCGCCGCGGACGCGCCCCGTGCGGCCGTCGTGGCCGCCGAAGCGTTTCTGCACCGCGTCCGGGAGAGCGGGACCAAGGCCTGGCGGATCACCGAACTGCCGCTCGCCCCCGGCGCGTTGGCGGACGAGGTGCGCCGCCGCCTCACCGCCGAAGGCGTCGGCCACGAGCCGTGGCACGGCGGGGCCGCACCGGAGGACACCGCCGGGGGCCCGCCCCCCGGAGTCATCGGCTCCGCCCTGTCCGTACACATCCCCCTGGGCCGGCTCTCCGGCCTCCAGTGGCGGGAGTTGACGCACGTCGCCGCCGCCGCGGGACCCGGCGAACTGCGCCTGACCCCCTGGCGCGGCGCCGTCGTGCCCGCGCCGGACCTCGGCCCCGCCGCCTCGGACGCCGCGCTCGCCCGGCTCTCCGCCGCCGGTCTCGTCACCGGGCCGGGATCGCCCTGGCTGCGCGTCGGCGCCTGCGTGGGCCGCCCCGGCTGCGCCAAGTCCCGTGCCGACGTACGGGCGGACGCGGCGAGCGCCCTGGGCGCCGCCGGGCGGTCCGCACTGCCGCTGTACTGGTCCGGGTGCGAGCGCCGCTGCGGACACCCGCGCGGTGACCGCGTCGACGTGGTCGCCGCGCCGGGCGGCGGCTACGACCTGACCACCGTCCGCGGCGGCCGGGAAACCCCCGGCGTCTCCCTCACCGACCCCACCCACCTCGCCACCGCCCTGGCGGCGTTTCCCTCCGCATGA